A stretch of Natronococcus sp. CG52 DNA encodes these proteins:
- a CDS encoding MEDS domain-containing protein, whose protein sequence is MSFETGHEALQSNPAFRGPAEPLDDHDHSNDHFALVYESRDDQFSAAIPFISQGLERGERCLYVADDNSREDVLTAMRDHGIDVDAALESGALSVLTPADTYRRTGEFDRTKMLEFWEESLERAIGEGDHTGLRAAAEMTWALDGETSADELVEYEAVLNSLYQDDDYVVMCQYNRERFPAAVIHDVIKTHPHIVSDGTVSQNFYYTPPEKFFGSEKMETKVDRMMGTLQERTEVKTGLKERQEFLERVFESSHDAILVVDPEADEIVDANPAATEMLGYTYDELLTLGPSDVHPNELDEFQEFVEEVLEDGTGWVEELSCHTKDRGQIPAEISASRMVHNGRPVVLAVVRDISERRKRERAQRRLYEITSTPDRTFDEKLEAVIELGCEHFDLDFGGIARVDPETDLFEVETINGEHDHLVPGEQYPLSETYCRLVSDDGETAGVTDPVSRGFESKLCYKRFGVRTYLGMYLELDNDDDRTFFFLSNQPRETEFSEAERTFHHLMGQWVKYELERRQRERELRERTAHLSSLIETTPECIKTVAADGTLLRMNPAGLDMVEADSESDVIGECVYDLIAPDHREAFREFNERICRGERGTLEFDVVGLEGTRRHMETHAAPLRRPDGTIAQIALTRDITEQVERERELERALDLLEKTERIADVGGWEIDPETMEVFWTDHIFELLEVNADEEPPLDEALDMYHEEGRQIVEGAVENALDSGDSFDVEVRIRTASDEVRWLRLQGVPEAVDDEVVSLRGAAQDVTEHKQREQRLEEVIDRLEASNERLEQFAYAASHDLQEPLRMVSSYLRLLERRYENALDEEGEEFLEFAVDGADRMRAMIDGLLAYSRVESQGDPLDPIDLDAVFDDVLSDLQVQIAESNAEITADDLPRVEGDASQLRQVFQNLLENAITYSGDEPPQIRVSAERDGSEWVVSVRDEGIGIDPADQDRIFDVFQRLHTHGEYDGTGIGLALCERIVERHGGDIWVESESGEGSMFSFTLPVTDT, encoded by the coding sequence GTGAGCTTCGAGACTGGGCACGAGGCACTCCAGTCGAATCCCGCGTTCCGCGGTCCGGCCGAACCCCTCGACGACCACGACCACTCAAACGATCATTTCGCACTCGTCTACGAGAGCCGCGACGACCAGTTTTCAGCTGCAATTCCGTTCATCTCTCAGGGGCTCGAACGTGGCGAGCGCTGTCTGTACGTCGCCGACGACAACTCCAGGGAAGACGTCCTAACGGCGATGCGGGACCACGGCATCGACGTGGACGCTGCCCTCGAATCGGGTGCGCTCTCCGTCCTCACGCCAGCGGACACGTACCGCCGAACCGGCGAGTTCGACCGGACTAAAATGCTCGAGTTCTGGGAGGAGTCGCTCGAACGGGCGATCGGCGAGGGCGACCATACGGGACTCAGAGCGGCCGCCGAGATGACGTGGGCACTGGACGGGGAGACGAGCGCCGACGAACTGGTCGAGTACGAGGCCGTGCTCAATTCCCTCTACCAGGACGACGACTACGTCGTCATGTGCCAGTACAACCGAGAGCGGTTCCCGGCAGCGGTTATCCACGACGTTATCAAAACCCACCCACACATCGTCTCCGACGGCACCGTCTCGCAGAATTTCTACTACACACCACCCGAGAAATTCTTCGGTTCCGAGAAGATGGAGACGAAGGTCGATCGGATGATGGGGACGCTGCAGGAGCGGACCGAGGTGAAGACGGGGCTGAAGGAGCGTCAAGAATTCCTGGAGCGGGTCTTCGAGAGCAGTCACGACGCTATTCTCGTCGTCGATCCCGAAGCGGACGAGATCGTCGACGCGAATCCGGCCGCAACCGAGATGCTCGGCTACACGTACGACGAATTGCTGACTCTCGGTCCCTCCGACGTTCACCCCAACGAACTCGACGAGTTCCAGGAATTCGTCGAGGAGGTACTCGAGGACGGCACTGGTTGGGTAGAGGAACTCTCTTGTCACACCAAAGACCGGGGCCAGATCCCGGCAGAGATCTCCGCGTCTCGGATGGTGCACAACGGCCGTCCAGTCGTGCTCGCGGTGGTCCGTGACATTAGCGAGCGCAGGAAACGGGAACGGGCCCAACGGAGATTGTACGAGATCACGTCCACTCCCGACCGGACGTTCGACGAAAAGCTCGAGGCAGTCATCGAACTGGGCTGTGAGCACTTCGATCTCGACTTCGGCGGGATCGCCAGGGTCGATCCCGAGACCGACCTGTTCGAGGTAGAAACGATCAACGGCGAGCACGACCACCTCGTACCGGGCGAACAGTACCCGCTCTCCGAAACCTACTGCCGGTTGGTTTCGGACGACGGAGAGACTGCAGGGGTTACCGATCCCGTCAGCCGCGGTTTCGAAAGCAAACTCTGTTACAAACGGTTCGGCGTCCGGACGTACCTGGGCATGTACCTCGAACTCGACAACGACGACGACCGGACGTTCTTCTTCCTCTCGAACCAGCCCCGGGAAACGGAGTTTTCGGAGGCCGAGCGGACGTTCCACCACCTGATGGGGCAGTGGGTGAAATACGAACTCGAGCGCCGCCAGCGCGAGCGGGAACTGCGCGAGCGCACGGCGCATCTGAGTTCGCTAATCGAGACCACGCCCGAATGCATCAAAACCGTTGCCGCCGACGGTACCCTGCTTCGGATGAACCCCGCCGGCCTGGACATGGTGGAAGCCGACTCGGAATCGGACGTGATCGGCGAATGCGTCTACGATCTGATCGCCCCCGACCACCGCGAGGCGTTTCGCGAGTTCAACGAGCGAATCTGTCGGGGTGAACGCGGGACCCTGGAATTCGACGTCGTCGGTCTGGAGGGGACGCGCCGACACATGGAAACGCATGCAGCGCCGCTGCGTCGCCCCGATGGGACGATCGCTCAGATAGCGCTGACACGCGACATCACCGAGCAGGTCGAGCGCGAACGCGAACTCGAACGGGCGCTCGACCTGCTCGAGAAGACCGAGCGCATCGCGGACGTCGGCGGCTGGGAGATCGACCCGGAGACGATGGAGGTGTTCTGGACCGACCACATCTTCGAGCTCCTGGAGGTGAACGCCGACGAGGAGCCGCCGCTGGATGAGGCCCTCGACATGTACCACGAGGAGGGCCGGCAGATCGTCGAAGGTGCTGTCGAGAACGCACTCGACTCCGGCGATTCCTTCGACGTGGAGGTGCGAATCCGTACAGCCAGCGACGAAGTGCGCTGGCTTCGGCTGCAGGGCGTTCCAGAGGCCGTCGACGATGAGGTCGTTTCGCTCCGCGGGGCGGCCCAGGACGTTACCGAGCACAAACAGCGCGAGCAACGGTTGGAAGAGGTGATCGATAGACTCGAAGCGTCGAACGAACGGCTCGAGCAATTCGCCTACGCCGCTTCACACGACCTTCAGGAGCCGTTGCGGATGGTCTCGAGTTACCTCAGGCTTCTCGAACGCCGCTACGAGAACGCACTCGACGAGGAAGGCGAGGAGTTCCTCGAGTTTGCGGTGGACGGTGCCGATCGGATGCGCGCAATGATCGACGGACTGCTCGCATACTCGCGGGTCGAATCTCAGGGCGACCCACTGGATCCCATCGACCTCGATGCCGTCTTCGACGACGTGTTGTCAGATCTTCAGGTTCAGATCGCAGAGAGCAACGCCGAGATTACCGCCGACGACCTCCCCCGCGTCGAGGGCGACGCCAGCCAGCTCCGCCAGGTGTTCCAGAACTTGCTCGAGAACGCGATCACCTACAGCGGCGACGAACCGC
- a CDS encoding Mrp/NBP35 family ATP-binding protein: MSITEHELKIKLEGIEDPDIGEDIVSLGLVNDVTIDDETARISLAFNAPYAPSEMELGNRIREVCDEAGLEADLRAHAGAEHGFDDEVLPRVRNVIAVSSGKGGVGKTTVAANIAAGLEKRGAMVGLLDADIHGPNIPRILPVESDPGVTPNEDIVPPRSDGVRVISMGFMMEEEDDPAILRGPMVNKFMMKFLDGVEWGRLDYLIVDLPPGTGDATLNLLQSMPVTGAVVVTTPQEMALDDTRKGVQMFNKHDTPVLGIVENMSSFVCPSCGDQHGLFGTEGADTIVDKYDVPMVGRVPIHPDFGADGSKGALVKDDDSEVQDILEELVGNVADRIGEANRRTVAKNAPDEPDDALPTEVED; encoded by the coding sequence ATGAGTATCACAGAACACGAACTCAAGATCAAACTCGAGGGCATCGAAGATCCGGACATCGGCGAGGACATCGTCTCGCTCGGACTCGTCAACGACGTCACGATCGACGACGAGACCGCCCGGATTTCGCTCGCGTTCAACGCGCCGTACGCACCCTCCGAGATGGAACTCGGCAACCGGATCCGAGAGGTCTGCGACGAAGCGGGACTCGAGGCCGACCTGCGCGCTCACGCCGGCGCGGAACACGGCTTCGACGACGAGGTCCTGCCGCGGGTGCGCAACGTCATCGCTGTCTCCTCGGGGAAGGGCGGCGTCGGGAAGACGACCGTCGCGGCTAACATCGCGGCCGGTCTCGAGAAACGCGGCGCGATGGTCGGCCTCCTCGACGCCGACATTCACGGGCCGAACATCCCCCGAATTCTGCCGGTCGAGAGCGATCCCGGCGTCACGCCGAACGAAGACATCGTGCCGCCGCGTTCCGACGGCGTCCGGGTGATCAGCATGGGGTTCATGATGGAAGAAGAGGACGATCCGGCGATCCTCCGCGGCCCGATGGTCAATAAGTTCATGATGAAGTTTCTCGACGGCGTCGAGTGGGGACGCCTCGACTACCTCATCGTCGACCTGCCGCCGGGTACCGGTGACGCGACGCTGAACCTGCTGCAGTCGATGCCGGTTACGGGCGCAGTCGTCGTGACAACGCCTCAGGAGATGGCGCTGGACGACACCCGGAAGGGGGTCCAGATGTTCAACAAACACGACACGCCGGTCCTCGGCATCGTCGAGAACATGAGCTCGTTCGTCTGTCCGAGCTGTGGCGACCAGCACGGCCTGTTCGGAACCGAAGGTGCCGACACCATCGTCGACAAGTACGACGTGCCGATGGTCGGCAGGGTTCCGATCCACCCCGACTTCGGCGCCGACGGCAGCAAGGGCGCCCTCGTCAAGGACGACGACAGCGAGGTCCAGGATATCCTCGAGGAGCTGGTCGGCAACGTCGCCGATCGGATCGGCGAGGCCAACCGCCGAACGGTCGCCAAGAACGCCCCCGACGAGCCGGACGACGCCCTCCCGACCGAAGTCGAGGACTGA
- a CDS encoding DUF2062 domain-containing protein — MIPALSNALSHVLYHGFDGTEGLTGFPNIGTWLIFAVILVPVYVMVAAWFLGEPRDTSTGLLGVSYLVAITAQMWIGMFILTVIIGIVFYGGMPEPLSAPGP; from the coding sequence ATGATTCCGGCACTTTCGAACGCCCTCTCGCACGTGCTCTACCACGGGTTCGACGGCACCGAAGGGCTGACCGGCTTCCCCAACATCGGGACTTGGCTCATCTTCGCCGTGATCCTCGTTCCCGTGTACGTTATGGTCGCCGCGTGGTTCCTCGGTGAGCCGCGCGATACGAGCACCGGGCTGCTCGGCGTCTCCTATCTCGTCGCCATCACGGCCCAGATGTGGATCGGGATGTTCATCCTGACCGTGATCATCGGCATCGTGTTCTACGGCGGGATGCCGGAGCCGCTCAGCGCTCCCGGCCCGTAA
- the nrfD gene encoding NrfD/PsrC family molybdoenzyme membrane anchor subunit, with protein sequence MSTKTPTEADILRPIQNTSKKFFALFAVSALALGAFLVAWMYQLQQGMVVTGLSDWGSGGGVTWGLYIGAFIWWVGIAHGGIILSAAVRLLGMDRYMPVARLAEMLTLAGLSAAGFYILVHMGRPDRMVTSVLGHYHITVNNSPLVWDVTVITAYFVLTATYLALTLRYDITRLRDQLPDHFNPIYNVMTLGYTEQEDEIVERMVWWLALAIIIMAPLLLHGGVIPWLFAVLPGMPAWFSAVQGPQFLTIALTSAISGVILVAAAFRRAYDWEHIMTDDVFRGLLLWLGFFCLLFLWLQLQQNVVGLFKAPIDVGVAQEATFHHPVYLLSMSMVFGTLVFIFAQTIRPALFTRVRAMVAGVAVLLATLMEKILFVVEGFMHPTFEIYAATPGEYFPSAIEWLSLVGTVGMVTLFFLVLAKIVPVVELHAVEHLRGDHGHEHEHEHEPVDESTKKPEVEA encoded by the coding sequence ATGAGCACGAAGACCCCGACCGAAGCGGACATCCTCCGCCCGATCCAGAACACGTCGAAGAAGTTCTTCGCGCTGTTCGCCGTCTCCGCCCTGGCACTCGGAGCGTTCCTCGTCGCCTGGATGTATCAGCTCCAGCAGGGAATGGTCGTCACCGGACTCTCCGACTGGGGGAGCGGTGGCGGCGTCACCTGGGGGCTGTACATCGGCGCGTTCATCTGGTGGGTCGGGATCGCCCACGGCGGTATCATCCTCTCCGCGGCAGTCAGACTGCTCGGGATGGATCGGTACATGCCGGTCGCCCGCCTCGCAGAGATGCTGACGCTCGCCGGCCTCTCCGCGGCTGGGTTCTACATTCTCGTCCACATGGGCCGTCCCGACCGGATGGTCACGAGCGTCCTCGGCCACTACCACATCACGGTCAACAACTCGCCGCTGGTGTGGGACGTGACCGTCATCACGGCATACTTCGTGCTGACGGCGACCTACCTCGCACTGACGCTCCGGTACGACATTACGCGACTTCGCGACCAGCTTCCGGACCACTTCAATCCGATCTATAACGTCATGACGCTCGGCTACACCGAGCAGGAAGACGAGATCGTCGAGCGGATGGTCTGGTGGCTCGCACTCGCGATCATCATCATGGCACCGCTGCTGCTTCACGGCGGCGTCATTCCGTGGCTGTTCGCCGTGCTGCCGGGCATGCCGGCCTGGTTCAGCGCCGTGCAGGGTCCGCAGTTCCTCACGATCGCACTGACGTCGGCGATCAGCGGCGTGATTCTCGTCGCGGCCGCCTTCCGGCGCGCCTACGACTGGGAGCACATCATGACCGACGACGTCTTCCGCGGTCTCTTGCTGTGGCTCGGCTTCTTCTGCCTGCTGTTCCTCTGGCTCCAGCTCCAGCAGAACGTCGTCGGCCTGTTCAAGGCGCCGATCGACGTGGGCGTCGCACAGGAAGCCACCTTCCACCATCCCGTCTACCTCCTTTCGATGAGCATGGTTTTCGGCACGCTCGTCTTCATCTTCGCCCAGACGATCCGTCCGGCGCTGTTCACGAGGGTTCGCGCGATGGTCGCCGGCGTGGCGGTGCTCCTCGCGACGCTCATGGAGAAGATCCTGTTCGTGGTCGAGGGGTTCATGCACCCCACCTTCGAGATCTACGCGGCGACCCCCGGGGAGTACTTCCCGAGCGCGATCGAGTGGCTCTCCCTGGTCGGGACGGTCGGCATGGTCACGCTGTTCTTCCTCGTCCTCGCCAAGATCGTGCCCGTGGTCGAACTCCACGCGGTCGAACACCTCCGTGGCGATCACGGTCACGAACACGAACACGAACACGAACCGGTAGACGAAAGTACGAAGAAGCCGGAGGTTGAAGCATGA
- a CDS encoding 4Fe-4S ferredoxin N-terminal domain-containing protein yields the protein MSTDDESFHPLGEEWENDLEGMLDDTEYDTDLGMEMAEDAMRVTKGELSEADFHEKYHDDVMDEFGVDDRPTEEAYENAQEEAKGTFSSMLEKFEGDGEEPRRDVMKKMGAGAAAVGLGAWGTVDDGNQEALAAAEEEDGDVGVGGDGEGVQWGMAIDLERCDGCLSCVTACSSENNLDQGVNWMYVLEYEDAGAPSSTSRNRLVRPCQHCTDAPCEKVCPTTARHTRDKDGLVLTDYDVCIGCRYCQVACPYGVNYFQWDEPDISTDEIAEQHDGMEGNHMEDERGRWVDSRSPRGTMSKCTMCPSRQDGHRGEEFVGTTACEEACPPDAIQFGDMNDSTSDPQRYAENPSRGRTLAQLNPPSADDLEESLDGAGDDLDSVIEATDLEQDELALMVAVDIVTDDLAETDGDHADTEEDIQDVLDALSEHGLDLESQEVLAELDLADGPELAEEQEGDQEGADDGEEESDGNGEDENGDDEEAEEEEEEADDEESEDEEEFEPDEEAAQFLLEQFAGTPASNFRLLEDVGTNPNIIYLGNEPGPNAEQKDEPTGTGVQYEDLSYERANGESVSLVDKRKDVTDEETVGDAGVSL from the coding sequence ATGAGCACGGACGACGAGTCGTTCCACCCGCTCGGCGAAGAGTGGGAGAACGATCTCGAGGGAATGCTCGACGACACGGAGTACGACACCGATCTCGGGATGGAGATGGCCGAAGACGCGATGCGGGTCACGAAGGGTGAACTCTCCGAGGCCGACTTCCACGAGAAGTATCACGACGACGTGATGGACGAGTTCGGCGTCGACGATCGTCCGACCGAGGAAGCTTACGAGAACGCCCAGGAGGAAGCGAAGGGTACGTTCTCGAGCATGCTCGAGAAGTTCGAGGGCGACGGCGAAGAGCCTCGACGTGACGTGATGAAGAAGATGGGGGCCGGCGCCGCCGCCGTCGGTCTCGGCGCCTGGGGAACCGTCGACGACGGGAACCAGGAAGCGCTCGCCGCTGCCGAAGAGGAAGACGGAGACGTCGGAGTAGGCGGCGACGGCGAGGGCGTCCAGTGGGGGATGGCCATCGACCTCGAGCGCTGCGACGGCTGTCTCTCCTGCGTCACCGCCTGTTCCTCGGAGAACAACCTCGACCAGGGGGTCAACTGGATGTACGTCCTCGAGTACGAGGACGCCGGTGCGCCGAGCAGCACGAGCCGAAACCGACTCGTTCGGCCGTGCCAGCACTGTACCGACGCGCCCTGTGAGAAGGTCTGTCCGACGACCGCCCGTCACACCCGCGATAAAGACGGGCTGGTCCTGACCGACTACGACGTCTGTATCGGCTGCCGGTACTGCCAGGTCGCCTGTCCCTACGGCGTCAACTACTTCCAGTGGGACGAACCCGACATCTCGACCGACGAGATTGCGGAACAACACGACGGGATGGAAGGCAACCACATGGAGGACGAGCGTGGCCGCTGGGTCGACAGTCGTTCCCCACGCGGTACCATGAGCAAGTGTACGATGTGCCCCTCCCGCCAGGACGGTCACCGCGGCGAGGAGTTCGTCGGCACGACCGCCTGTGAGGAGGCCTGTCCGCCGGACGCGATTCAGTTCGGCGACATGAACGACTCGACCAGCGACCCGCAGCGGTACGCCGAGAACCCGAGCCGCGGTCGAACGCTCGCACAGCTCAACCCGCCGTCCGCTGACGACCTCGAGGAGAGTCTCGACGGCGCCGGTGACGACCTCGATTCGGTCATCGAGGCCACCGACCTCGAGCAGGACGAGCTCGCGCTCATGGTCGCGGTCGATATCGTCACCGACGATCTGGCCGAGACGGACGGCGACCACGCCGACACCGAAGAGGACATTCAGGACGTCCTCGACGCGCTCTCGGAACACGGACTCGACCTCGAGAGCCAGGAAGTTCTCGCCGAACTCGACCTCGCGGACGGACCGGAACTGGCCGAAGAGCAGGAGGGCGACCAGGAAGGCGCCGACGACGGAGAGGAAGAGTCCGACGGAAACGGCGAAGACGAGAACGGCGACGACGAAGAAGCCGAGGAAGAGGAGGAGGAAGCCGACGACGAAGAATCGGAAGACGAGGAAGAGTTCGAGCCGGACGAGGAAGCGGCTCAGTTCCTGCTCGAGCAGTTCGCCGGCACGCCCGCCTCGAACTTCAGGCTCCTCGAAGACGTCGGAACTAACCCGAACATCATCTACCTCGGCAACGAGCCCGGTCCGAACGCGGAACAGAAGGACGAGCCGACGGGAACCGGCGTTCAGTACGAAGACCTCAGCTACGAACGCGCGAACGGCGAGTCCGTAAGTCTCGTCGACAAGCGCAAGGACGTTACCGACGAGGAGACGGTCGGTGACGCCGGGGTGTCGCTATGA
- a CDS encoding helix-turn-helix domain-containing protein: protein MAQATLTITMPEQVWMWQVSTAYPETTFRMLEAVPGAGSGFALVRLTGSEVTEAVGELDDHPQISNLSTAGRTDDETTVHFDTTAPLLLFSSRESGIPIDLPVEIQDGEAVIDVTGSREQLAALADRLERAGLRYRIEQVRERLYESQLLSERQLEVAVTAVDEGYYDTPRRCSLTELADHLDIAKSTCSETLHRAEEAIIKRFVEEFPDSRPGSLEDQLASG, encoded by the coding sequence ATGGCCCAGGCGACACTCACCATCACGATGCCCGAGCAGGTCTGGATGTGGCAGGTCTCGACGGCCTACCCCGAGACGACGTTCCGAATGCTCGAGGCAGTCCCGGGCGCGGGATCGGGCTTCGCGCTCGTTCGCCTCACCGGCTCCGAAGTCACCGAGGCGGTCGGCGAGCTGGACGATCACCCGCAGATTTCGAACCTCTCGACCGCCGGACGGACCGACGACGAGACGACGGTTCACTTCGACACGACGGCCCCCCTGCTGTTGTTCTCCTCTCGCGAGTCCGGAATTCCGATCGATCTCCCGGTCGAAATCCAGGACGGCGAGGCGGTGATCGACGTCACCGGGTCGCGAGAACAGCTCGCAGCGCTCGCCGACCGACTCGAGCGGGCCGGCCTCCGGTATCGGATCGAACAGGTCCGGGAGCGGCTCTACGAGAGTCAGCTTCTCTCGGAACGACAGCTCGAAGTGGCCGTCACGGCCGTCGACGAGGGGTACTACGACACCCCGCGTCGCTGTTCGCTGACGGAACTGGCCGACCATCTGGACATCGCCAAGTCGACCTGCAGCGAGACGCTCCATCGGGCCGAAGAGGCGATCATCAAGCGGTTCGTCGAGGAGTTCCCCGACAGCCGTCCCGGGTCGCTCGAGGATCAGCTCGCGAGCGGCTAA
- a CDS encoding alpha/beta fold hydrolase, translated as MDAPPAPLETDASILSFAEATSTSRTVNGVRLHAVTAGDADDPLVVLLHGFPEFWYAWREQIEPLVEAGYRVVVPDQRGYNLSEKPQDVRAYQLRDLSRDIVDLIASEGRETAHVVGHDWGGAVGWDLALRYPDVVDRLAIINAPHPVAFRQQLASNPEQLRRSWYVLAFQLPWLPEGLCRVGDFRLLERALRETASPRNVRRSGAGSLPSGLGTGGRAHRDAELVPGARTLPAGRAAGPPLEQPTVVVWGEEDEALVPELGLASVQFCERGRLERLPETSHWVPHEEPERTTDLLLDHLR; from the coding sequence ATGGACGCGCCTCCAGCGCCCCTCGAGACGGACGCGTCGATCCTCTCGTTCGCCGAGGCGACATCGACGTCCCGAACGGTGAACGGGGTTCGGCTGCACGCCGTTACCGCCGGCGACGCGGACGATCCGCTCGTCGTGTTGCTCCACGGCTTTCCCGAGTTCTGGTACGCGTGGCGGGAACAGATCGAACCGCTAGTCGAGGCCGGTTACCGGGTGGTCGTCCCCGATCAACGGGGGTACAACCTGAGCGAGAAGCCACAGGACGTGCGGGCGTACCAGCTCCGGGATCTCTCGAGGGATATCGTCGACCTGATCGCGAGCGAAGGCCGCGAGACGGCACACGTCGTCGGCCACGACTGGGGCGGCGCCGTCGGCTGGGATCTCGCGCTCCGGTACCCGGACGTCGTCGACCGCCTGGCCATCATCAACGCGCCTCATCCGGTCGCGTTTCGCCAGCAACTCGCGTCGAATCCCGAACAGCTTCGGCGAAGCTGGTACGTGCTCGCGTTCCAGTTGCCGTGGCTCCCGGAGGGACTCTGTCGAGTCGGCGACTTCCGACTCCTCGAGCGAGCGCTGCGGGAGACCGCGTCCCCCCGGAACGTTCGCCGAAGCGGAGCTGGCTCACTACCGTCGGGCCTGGGGACGGGAGGGCGCGCTCACCGGGATGCTGAACTGGTACCGGGCGCTCGCACGCTACCCGCCGGACGCGCCGCGGGACCCCCCCTCGAGCAGCCGACGGTCGTCGTCTGGGGCGAGGAGGACGAGGCGCTCGTCCCCGAACTCGGACTCGCGAGCGTGCAGTTCTGCGAGCGCGGTCGGCTCGAACGCCTCCCCGAGACGAGTCACTGGGTTCCCCACGAGGAGCCGGAGCGGACGACCGACCTGTTGCTCGATCACCTGCGCTGA
- a CDS encoding transcription initiation factor IIB translates to MTESTIRTRSDERRSSEREETDEQAEQREECPECGGRVISDAEHAETVCEDCGLVVDEGEIDRGPEWRAFDAAEKDEKSRVGAPTTNMMHDQGLSTNIGWQDKDAYGKSLSSRQRQKMQRLRTWNERFRTRDSKERNLKQALGEIDRMASALGLPENVRETASVIYRRALEEDLLPGRSIEGVATSSLYAAARQAGTPRSLDEISAVSRVEKDEVARTYRYVIRELGLEVQPADPESYVPRFASDLGLSDETERRARGLLQTAKEEEVHSGKSPVGLAAAAMYAAALLTNEKVTQNDVSEVASISEVTIRNRYHELLEAEKGAPV, encoded by the coding sequence ATGACAGAATCCACTATCCGAACCCGGAGCGACGAGCGACGCTCGAGCGAACGTGAGGAGACGGACGAGCAGGCGGAACAGCGCGAAGAGTGTCCGGAGTGCGGCGGTCGGGTCATCTCCGACGCCGAGCACGCCGAGACGGTCTGTGAGGACTGCGGGCTCGTCGTCGACGAGGGCGAGATCGATCGCGGTCCCGAGTGGCGAGCGTTCGACGCCGCCGAGAAGGACGAGAAGTCCCGCGTCGGCGCCCCGACGACCAACATGATGCACGACCAGGGGCTCTCGACGAACATCGGCTGGCAGGACAAGGACGCCTACGGCAAGTCCCTCTCGAGTCGCCAGCGCCAGAAGATGCAGCGGCTTCGCACCTGGAACGAGCGGTTCCGCACCCGCGACTCCAAAGAGCGCAACCTGAAGCAGGCTCTCGGCGAGATCGACCGGATGGCCAGCGCGCTGGGCCTCCCCGAGAACGTCCGCGAAACCGCGTCGGTCATCTACCGCCGCGCCCTCGAGGAGGACCTGCTCCCGGGCCGCTCGATCGAAGGCGTCGCGACCTCGTCGCTGTACGCGGCCGCCCGTCAGGCCGGCACGCCGCGCAGCCTCGACGAAATCTCGGCCGTCAGCCGCGTCGAAAAGGACGAGGTCGCCCGGACGTACCGGTACGTCATTCGGGAGCTCGGCCTCGAGGTTCAGCCCGCGGACCCCGAGAGCTACGTCCCGCGGTTCGCGAGCGACCTCGGCCTCTCCGACGAGACCGAGCGACGGGCCCGCGGCCTCCTGCAGACGGCCAAGGAGGAGGAAGTTCACAGCGGCAAGTCCCCGGTCGGCCTCGCCGCCGCCGCGATGTACGCGGCCGCACTGCTGACCAACGAGAAGGTCACCCAGAACGACGTCAGCGAGGTCGCCAGCATCTCCGAGGTCACCATCCGAAACCGGTACCACGAACTGCTCGAGGCCGAGAAAGGTGCGCCGGTCTGA
- the gatC gene encoding Asp-tRNA(Asn)/Glu-tRNA(Gln) amidotransferase subunit GatC, which translates to MSDDAVSPEEVRHVAELARVDLADDEVDQFTRQFADILEYFETLDEVPEVDRDADLTNVMRPDEKRDSLDRTEALRNASETEDGYFKGPNVS; encoded by the coding sequence ATGAGCGACGACGCCGTCAGTCCCGAGGAGGTCCGCCACGTCGCGGAGCTGGCTCGCGTCGACCTCGCGGACGACGAGGTCGACCAGTTCACCCGGCAGTTCGCGGACATTCTCGAGTACTTCGAGACGCTCGACGAGGTACCGGAGGTCGACCGCGACGCGGATCTGACGAACGTAATGCGTCCGGACGAGAAACGCGACTCACTCGACCGCACCGAGGCGCTCCGAAACGCCTCCGAAACCGAGGACGGCTACTTCAAAGGCCCGAACGTCTCCTGA